Part of the Terrisporobacter glycolicus ATCC 14880 = DSM 1288 genome is shown below.
TAATTGCTTAAATTCTTCTTCATTTGCAACGAATTTACCTTCTCCATGAGATACTGCTACGTTGTGTATATCTCCTACTTCTGTTCCAGCTAGCCAAGGAGATTTATTAGAAGATATTCTAGTTCTTATAATTTTAGCTTGGTGTCTTCCTATATTGTTATAAGTTAATGTAGGAGCATCTACTGACGTTTCTCTTATTTCTCCATAAGGTACAAGTCCTAACTTGATTAATGCTTGGAACCCATTACATACACCTAACATTAAACCATCTTGCTTAGTTAAGAATTCATTTAAAGCCTCTGCTATTTTAGGATTTCTAAATACAGTCGCTATAAATTTACCTGATCCATCTGGCTCATCACCAGCACTGAATCCTCCTGGCAACATTATTATTTGAGAAGTTTTTATTTCATTTACTATAGTTTCTATAGACTCTTCTATATCTTTGTAAGTTAAGTTTTTGAATACTTTTACACTAGCTTTAGCTCCTGCTCTTTCGAAAGCTCTTGCTGAATCGTACTCACAGTTTGTACCAGGGAATGCTGGTATAAATACTTTTGGACTAGCTATTGAAGAAACAGATTTTGCTCTTTCACCAGTTGTTACAAAGCTTATAGTTTCTATTTTGTCTTTAATTTCTTTAGCTTTTGTTGGGAATATTGGTTCTAAAGTACTTTCGAAAGTTTTGTATAATTCATTTAAAGATATTCTTTCATCTTTAACTAATATACTTGGTCCTTCTAAAGTTCTTCCTACTACTCTATAGTTGTATCCATCTAATAAAGCTAAATCTTCTTCATTTATTTCTAGTAACATATTTCCATAAGCAGCATTAAATAAACTTTCAGTACATACGCCTTCTTCTACTTTCAATCCTATTCTATTACCAAATGCCATTTTTGCTATAGCTTCACCTAATCCACCATAACCTAAAGCATAAGATGCTAAAACTTTTTTATCTTGAATTAAAGTTCTCACTTTGTCTAAGTTTCTTTTTAACTCATCAAAGTCTAGTACATCATTTTCTAATTTATTAGTTATTAACTCAATTACTGTTGAATTAGCTTTTTTAAATTCAGGAGATACTACATAATCAGCATCTACTGTATCAACTGCAAATGAAACTAATGTTGGAGGCACATCTATATCTTTGAACGTACCTGACATACTGTCTTTTCCACCTATTGCAGGTATTTCTAATTTATTTTGAACATAATATGCTCCAAGTAAAGCAGCAAACGGTTTACCCCATCTAGTAGCATCTTTTCCTAATTTTTCGAAGTACTCTTGTAAAGTAAGTCTAGTTGTTTTGTAGTTACCACCTATTGCAACTAATTTACAAATAGATTCTACTACTGCATATAAAGCACCATGGAATGGACTCCATTTTCCTATTTTAGGATTATATCCAAATGTCATTATAGTTGAAGTAGTTGTTTCTCCTCCTAGTACTGGTATTTTTGCAACCATACCTTGTGCTGGAGTTGCTTGATGTTTTCCTCCAAAAGGCATTAATACAGTGTTTCCACCTATTGTGTTGTCGAATTTTTCAACTAAACCTTTTTGTGAACATATATTTAAATCAGCTAAAGCTTTTTCAAATTTTTGTTTCATAGAGTTTGATTCACATGAAACATTACCTTTTGTAAAGAATGTTTCTTCTTCATTTACTTTGTTAACATGAATATCAGTCGTTTGTTTTATTCCATTTGTATCTAAGAATTCTCTTTTTAAATTAACTATTGTTTGGTCTTTCCAAGTTAATCTTAAATATCCTGTGTCAGTTACTGTTGCAACATGAGTTGCTTCTAAGTTTTCTTCTCCAGCTAGTGCTATGAACTTTTCTTTGTTTGATGGATCTATTGCAACTGCCATTCTTTCTTGTGATTCAGATATAGCAAGTTCTGTTCCATCTAATCCGTCGTATTTTTTAGGAACTAAGTCTAAGTTTATATCTAAACTGTCAGCTATTTCTCCTATGGCAACACTTACTCCACCTGCTCCAAAGTCGTTACATCTTTTTATCATCCTAGCAACTTCTTTATTTCTAAAGAATCTTTGGATTTTTCTTTCGTTAGGAGCATCACCTTTTTGAACTTCTGCTGAACAAGTTTTTATTGATTCTTCACTATGTTCTTTTGATGAACCAGTAGCTCCTCCACATCCATCTCTTCCTGTTTTACCACCAAGAAGAATTATTATGTCTCCAGCTTCTGGTCTAACTCTCACTACATTTTCTTTTGGTGCTGCAGCTATTACTGCCCCAACTTC
Proteins encoded:
- a CDS encoding phosphoribosylformylglycinamidine synthase is translated as MNTMDLQRTVRRVLVEKRPGFDLEAQSLKKDLIESLHIDTIENIRVLNRYDVEDLNEEVFENAAKTIFSETNLDIVSYDEVQDINENDKVFAIEYLPGQYDQRGDWAAQCIQIVNDGKRPNISTAKMYILSGNISDEDFARIKAYCINPVDSREAELTIPNTLAMEVEVPTAVEILDGFVDYSVGELENFLNNQGLAMTLADLQHVQNYFKNEERRNPTITEIKVLDTYWSDHCRHTTFMTKIEDVKIEDGKYNDIIKEAYDMYLQSRSTVYVDRHKDVCLMDIATIAMKQLRKEGKLEDLDESEEINACSINVDVNVDGNIEKYLVMFKNETHNHPTEIEPFGGAATCLGGAIRDPLSGRSYVYQAMRVTGSADPRTSLEDTLPGKLMQKKITTEAANGYCSYGNQIGLTTGQVAEVYDEDFVAKRMEVGAVIAAAPKENVVRVRPEAGDIIILLGGKTGRDGCGGATGSSKEHSEESIKTCSAEVQKGDAPNERKIQRFFRNKEVARMIKRCNDFGAGGVSVAIGEIADSLDINLDLVPKKYDGLDGTELAISESQERMAVAIDPSNKEKFIALAGEENLEATHVATVTDTGYLRLTWKDQTIVNLKREFLDTNGIKQTTDIHVNKVNEEETFFTKGNVSCESNSMKQKFEKALADLNICSQKGLVEKFDNTIGGNTVLMPFGGKHQATPAQGMVAKIPVLGGETTTSTIMTFGYNPKIGKWSPFHGALYAVVESICKLVAIGGNYKTTRLTLQEYFEKLGKDATRWGKPFAALLGAYYVQNKLEIPAIGGKDSMSGTFKDIDVPPTLVSFAVDTVDADYVVSPEFKKANSTVIELITNKLENDVLDFDELKRNLDKVRTLIQDKKVLASYALGYGGLGEAIAKMAFGNRIGLKVEEGVCTESLFNAAYGNMLLEINEEDLALLDGYNYRVVGRTLEGPSILVKDERISLNELYKTFESTLEPIFPTKAKEIKDKIETISFVTTGERAKSVSSIASPKVFIPAFPGTNCEYDSARAFERAGAKASVKVFKNLTYKDIEESIETIVNEIKTSQIIMLPGGFSAGDEPDGSGKFIATVFRNPKIAEALNEFLTKQDGLMLGVCNGFQALIKLGLVPYGEIRETSVDAPTLTYNNIGRHQAKIIRTRISSNKSPWLAGTEVGDIHNVAVSHGEGKFVANEEEFKQLLENGQIATQYVNLNGEATYDIEFNPNGSYFAVEGVTSMDGRVFGKMGHSERIGEHVMKNIIGEKDQKIFESGVNYFK